The genomic interval TTCGGCGGGAGACGGACCTCCGCCGGGGCGCGCTCTGTCCGTACACCAACCGGACCCGCAGCATGACCTTCTACGGGGTTCGGGACGTACTCGGCCGACTGGCCGAGCGTGACGACATCGCCGTCGTCCCGATGCAAGAGGAGACGAGCGAGACGACGACGCGGGTCTGTGAGGTCTACCCCGCCGCGACGTTTAGCTGGCTGGGCTGTTACCGCGAGGGGTACAAGAACGTCGAGGGCGCCCGCGACCGACGGAGCGAGAACGTCGACGCCGTCTCGGACTGTAGCGTCCTCGTCGGCGCCCACCGGCGGCAGTACCTCGACAACCACGACGCGCTGGACTCGCTCGCCGCGGCGGTCACGACGGCTCGGGTCGCCGACGGCGCGCGTCCGACCCCCGCCGGGCCGGTCACCGAGGGCTGCATCTACGTCTAAGGAACCGCCGCTCCGCGTCCAAACACGGCATATTTCTGCCTGCGGCCGGAACACCGGCCATGTCCGACGACCACGGCGGGTTCGAGGGCGTCCGCGAGAACGTCGACGGACACCCGATGGTCAACCTCGTCGGGTACGCGAGCCCCTACTGGCTCCGGTTGCTGGCCGGGGTGTTGTCCGCGTTCTGTACCCGTTTTGCCCGCCTCGTCCCACCGATCGTCGTCGCCGCCGCCATCGACCGGGTGATCCTCAACAGCGGCGAGCCAGGCCTGCTGACGGCCGCCGGGCTCCTCCCGGGCGGCTCGATCACGGGTGAAGCGGCCCGGATCGCC from Haloarcula pelagica carries:
- a CDS encoding DUF429 domain-containing protein gives rise to the protein MNEGVLGVDFSGASAAGDALWVTEATPTPRGLRVDECYRASDRWGSDREAAHAGLRERITDDDIGTVGLDFPFSLPQTVLDAQCRGTWTGLCAWLGGSDGPNDPRSFSQRCRQTAEMAVEKRDVRRETDLRRGALCPYTNRTRSMTFYGVRDVLGRLAERDDIAVVPMQEETSETTTRVCEVYPAATFSWLGCYREGYKNVEGARDRRSENVDAVSDCSVLVGAHRRQYLDNHDALDSLAAAVTTARVADGARPTPAGPVTEGCIYV